A window from Cellulomonas sp. C5510 encodes these proteins:
- a CDS encoding methyl-accepting chemotaxis protein: protein MSVTTTTVSTPARVPTVDRVPTQRGHGQAPASGPRPRGTRRGTAWFANRGVRTKILQLLALVVVMVAATGTFAVLRLDDLAASTASVQEVNADVATPLAMVHQEELKARMLVAQAGASQTDTQEQRQAALDAIAATDADLQAAADAFEAGIGENTVEGWDDFTAGWVAWTQIRDEQLVPAALNNDQVTFGRVTAGEAQTALDGMIAGLETAEKAVRAHLQGVADEAQAEAWSSTVVLVVVLVLGVALVAVVGLVIAGMIRRQVTEVQRAVEALADGDLTVTPQVDSDDELGRMARALTRAQGNLRGAISGVVETAQTVAAAAEELSAASNQVVAGSDETSAQAGVVAAAAEQVSRNVQTVAAGAEQMGASIREIAQNSSQAAKVAGQATEVAASTNEQVSRLGVSSQEIGNVVKVITSIAEQTNLLALNATIEAARAGEAGKGFAVVAGEVKELAQETAKATEDIARRVEAIQGDTSGAVAAIGEISQIIASINDYQLTIASAVEEQTATTNEMSRSVAEAATGSGEIATNITGVASAASEASQTLNQMGGAIAELARMSEDLRAQVGGFRL from the coding sequence ATGAGCGTCACCACGACGACGGTGTCGACGCCCGCGCGGGTGCCGACGGTCGACCGGGTGCCCACCCAGCGCGGCCACGGCCAGGCGCCGGCGTCGGGGCCCCGTCCTCGCGGCACCCGCCGCGGCACCGCCTGGTTCGCGAACCGCGGCGTGCGCACCAAGATCCTCCAGCTGCTGGCGCTGGTGGTCGTGATGGTCGCGGCCACGGGCACCTTCGCCGTGCTGCGGCTGGACGACCTCGCGGCGAGCACCGCGAGCGTCCAGGAGGTCAACGCGGACGTCGCCACCCCGCTCGCCATGGTGCACCAGGAGGAGCTCAAGGCGCGGATGCTCGTCGCGCAGGCGGGCGCCAGCCAGACGGACACGCAGGAGCAGCGGCAGGCCGCGCTCGACGCGATCGCCGCGACGGACGCCGACCTGCAGGCCGCCGCGGACGCGTTCGAGGCGGGCATCGGCGAGAACACCGTCGAGGGGTGGGACGACTTCACGGCCGGCTGGGTCGCGTGGACGCAGATCCGGGACGAGCAGCTGGTGCCCGCCGCCCTGAACAACGACCAGGTCACGTTCGGCCGGGTCACCGCGGGCGAGGCCCAGACCGCGCTCGACGGCATGATCGCGGGCCTGGAGACGGCCGAGAAGGCCGTCCGCGCCCACCTGCAGGGCGTCGCGGACGAGGCGCAGGCCGAGGCGTGGTCGAGCACCGTCGTGCTCGTCGTGGTGCTCGTCCTCGGCGTGGCTCTGGTCGCCGTGGTCGGCCTGGTGATCGCCGGGATGATCCGGCGCCAGGTGACCGAGGTGCAGCGCGCGGTCGAGGCGCTCGCGGACGGCGACCTGACGGTGACGCCCCAGGTCGACTCCGACGACGAGCTCGGCCGGATGGCCCGGGCGCTGACCCGGGCGCAGGGCAACCTGCGCGGCGCGATCTCCGGCGTGGTCGAGACGGCGCAGACGGTCGCGGCGGCGGCGGAGGAGCTGTCGGCGGCGTCGAACCAGGTCGTGGCCGGTTCGGACGAGACGTCGGCGCAGGCGGGTGTGGTGGCGGCTGCGGCCGAGCAGGTGTCGCGCAACGTGCAGACCGTCGCGGCGGGCGCGGAGCAGATGGGGGCTTCGATCCGGGAGATCGCGCAGAACTCCTCGCAGGCGGCGAAGGTCGCCGGGCAGGCGACCGAGGTCGCGGCGAGCACCAACGAGCAGGTGTCGCGGCTCGGGGTCTCGAGCCAGGAGATCGGGAACGTGGTGAAGGTGATCACGTCGATCGCGGAGCAGACGAACCTGCTGGCGCTGAACGCGACGATCGAGGCGGCGCGCGCGGGGGAGGCCGGTAAGGGCTTCGCGGTCGTGGCGGGTGAGGTCAAGGAGCTGGCGCAGGAGACGGCGAAGGCGACGGAGGACATCGCGCGGCGGGTGGAGGCGATCCAGGGCGACACCTCGGGTGCGGTGGCGGCGATCGGGGAGATCTCGCAGATCATCGCGTCGATCAACGACTACCAGCTGACGATCGCGTCGGCGGTGGAGGAGCAGACGGCGACCACGAACGAGATGTCCCGGTCGGTGGCCGAGGCCGCGACGGGTTCGGGGGAGATCGCCACGAACATCACCGGCGTCGCCTCCGCGGCCTCCGAGGCCAGCCAGACCCTCAACCAGATGGGCGGGGCCATCGCCGAGCTCGCCCGGATGTCGGAGGACCTGCGCGCCCAGGTCGGCGGCTTCCGGCTCTAG
- a CDS encoding methyl-accepting chemotaxis protein translates to MSAQHDASTRRLWADRPVLVKIMTAVAVMAAMTAVVTAVAVASLRTLRADAAEMYAGNVVPLQQLTEIQRSYQGDRARVIQYGIADDETRATLVQELTERQQDLDAQIDEYRAGAVDGAQVDAIVAALDAYYAAAEDTLFPLADAGDDAGFAAYFDETIRPLTTAVMDALQVETAAQGEQAEALAAETDTLAGRSALATVLVAVLGALAAAAIAVAVARGIVRRLRGVSRSLAAAGDGDLTVPPGVTGGDELGRLAVDLERTQRSLRALVAGVAETAQTVAAAAEELSAASNQVVAGSDETSAQAGVVAAAAEQVSRNVQTVAAGAEQMGASIREIAQNASQAAKVAGQATEAATVTNEQVARLGSSSQEIGNVVKVITSIAEQTNLLALNATIEAARAGEAGKGFAVVAGEVKELAQETAKATEDIARRVEAIQADTGSAVTAIGEISQIIASINDYQLTIASAVEEQTATTTEMSRSVAEAATGSGEIATNITGVASAAATSSQTLGQMGGAVAELARLSEDLRGRVSQFSY, encoded by the coding sequence ATGAGCGCGCAGCACGATGCCTCCACCCGCCGGCTCTGGGCCGACCGGCCCGTCCTCGTGAAGATCATGACGGCCGTCGCCGTGATGGCGGCCATGACCGCCGTCGTCACGGCCGTCGCCGTCGCCTCGCTGCGTACCCTGCGGGCGGACGCGGCCGAGATGTACGCGGGCAACGTCGTCCCGCTCCAGCAGCTCACCGAGATCCAGCGGTCCTACCAGGGCGACCGCGCCCGGGTGATCCAGTACGGCATCGCGGACGACGAGACCCGCGCGACGCTGGTGCAGGAGCTGACGGAGCGCCAGCAGGACCTGGACGCCCAGATCGACGAGTACCGGGCGGGCGCCGTCGACGGGGCCCAGGTGGACGCGATCGTCGCGGCGCTGGATGCGTACTACGCGGCTGCGGAGGACACGCTGTTCCCGCTGGCCGACGCGGGCGACGACGCCGGGTTCGCGGCGTACTTCGACGAGACCATCCGGCCGCTGACCACCGCGGTCATGGACGCGCTGCAGGTCGAGACCGCGGCCCAGGGCGAGCAGGCGGAGGCGCTGGCGGCCGAGACCGACACGCTCGCGGGCCGCTCCGCCCTCGCGACCGTGCTCGTCGCCGTCCTCGGCGCGCTGGCGGCGGCCGCCATCGCGGTGGCGGTCGCTCGCGGCATCGTGCGCCGGCTCCGCGGGGTGTCCCGCAGCCTGGCGGCCGCCGGCGACGGCGACCTCACCGTGCCCCCGGGCGTGACGGGTGGTGACGAGCTCGGCCGGCTCGCGGTGGACCTGGAGCGCACCCAGCGGAGCCTGCGGGCGCTGGTGGCGGGCGTCGCGGAGACGGCGCAGACGGTCGCGGCGGCGGCGGAGGAGCTGTCGGCGGCGTCGAACCAGGTCGTGGCCGGTTCCGACGAGACGTCGGCGCAGGCGGGTGTGGTGGCGGCTGCGGCGGAGCAGGTGTCGCGCAACGTGCAGACCGTCGCGGCGGGCGCGGAGCAGATGGGCGCGAGCATCCGGGAGATCGCGCAGAACGCGTCGCAGGCGGCGAAGGTCGCCGGGCAGGCCACGGAGGCGGCGACCGTCACGAACGAGCAGGTCGCCCGGCTGGGGTCGTCCTCGCAGGAGATCGGCAACGTGGTGAAGGTCATCACCTCGATCGCGGAGCAGACGAACCTGCTGGCGCTGAACGCCACGATCGAGGCCGCGCGCGCCGGGGAGGCCGGCAAGGGCTTCGCCGTCGTCGCGGGCGAGGTGAAGGAGCTGGCCCAGGAGACGGCCAAGGCGACCGAGGACATCGCCCGGCGCGTCGAGGCGATCCAGGCGGACACGGGGTCGGCCGTGACCGCGATCGGCGAGATCTCGCAGATCATCGCGAGCATCAACGACTACCAGCTCACCATCGCCAGCGCCGTGGAGGAGCAGACCGCCACGACCACGGAGATGTCCCGGTCGGTGGCCGAGGCCGCGACGGGTTCCGGGGAGATCGCCACCAACATCACCGGGGTGGCGTCGGCCGCGGCGACGTCGTCGCAGACGCTCGGCCAGATGGGCGGGGCGGTCGCGGAGCTCGCGCGGCTCTCGGAGGACCTGCGCGGCCGGGTGTCGCAGTTCTCCTACTGA
- the chvE gene encoding multiple monosaccharide ABC transporter substrate-binding protein — translation MRQGKRRPAAAATAVAVAGVLAGCASATGAEDDGDRPLVGVAMPTTTSERWIADGENVQDQLLALGYDVDLEYAENDVPTQVAQLEDMIAAGADALVIGSIDGVALKDVLGEAAAADIPVIAYDRLIRESGDVDYYATFDNARVGVQQATTLLQGLGLLDEAGDRTDVTGPFAVELFAGSTDDNNATVFFDGAMGVLQPYLDSGVLTVPSGETGFEEVATDKWDPKNATARMDTLLPLYADRRLDGVLSPYDGISIAVLDAVKTIGYGTADQPLPVVTGQDAELASAKSIAAGEQYATVYKDTRQLAEVAVSMVRALLDGAEPETNDSRSYDNGVKVVPSFLLTPQVVTEQNYRQVLVAGRYYTAEELG, via the coding sequence ATGAGGCAGGGGAAGCGCCGTCCGGCCGCCGCCGCCACCGCGGTCGCCGTGGCCGGGGTGCTCGCCGGGTGCGCGTCGGCGACCGGTGCGGAGGACGACGGGGACCGGCCGCTGGTCGGCGTCGCAATGCCGACGACGACGTCGGAGCGCTGGATCGCGGACGGCGAGAACGTGCAGGACCAGCTGCTCGCGCTGGGGTACGACGTCGACCTGGAGTACGCCGAGAACGACGTGCCCACGCAGGTCGCCCAGCTCGAGGACATGATCGCGGCGGGCGCGGACGCGCTCGTGATCGGGTCCATCGACGGCGTGGCGCTCAAGGACGTGCTGGGGGAGGCTGCCGCGGCGGACATCCCGGTGATCGCCTACGACCGGCTGATCCGGGAGTCCGGCGACGTCGACTACTACGCGACGTTCGACAACGCGCGCGTCGGCGTGCAGCAGGCCACCACCCTCCTGCAGGGGCTCGGCCTGCTCGACGAGGCGGGTGACCGCACGGACGTCACCGGCCCGTTCGCCGTCGAGCTGTTCGCCGGCTCGACGGACGACAACAACGCGACGGTGTTCTTCGACGGCGCGATGGGCGTCCTGCAGCCGTACCTCGACTCCGGTGTGCTGACGGTGCCCTCCGGGGAGACCGGCTTCGAGGAGGTCGCCACCGACAAGTGGGACCCGAAGAACGCGACCGCCCGGATGGACACGCTGCTGCCGCTGTACGCCGACCGCCGGCTGGACGGGGTGCTCTCGCCGTACGACGGCATCTCGATCGCGGTGCTCGACGCCGTGAAGACCATCGGCTACGGCACGGCCGACCAGCCGCTGCCCGTCGTGACCGGCCAGGACGCCGAGCTCGCCTCCGCCAAGTCCATCGCCGCCGGCGAGCAGTACGCGACGGTCTACAAGGACACCCGCCAGCTCGCCGAGGTGGCCGTGTCGATGGTCCGGGCGCTGCTGGACGGCGCGGAGCCGGAGACCAACGACTCCCGGTCCTACGACAACGGCGTGAAGGTCGTCCCGTCCTTCCTGCTGACGCCGCAGGTCGTCACCGAGCAGAACTACCGCCAGGTCCTCGTGGCCGGCCGCTACTACACCGCCGAGGAGCTGGGCTGA
- a CDS encoding methyl-accepting chemotaxis protein, with amino-acid sequence MATDRTAAQHAPRRRASWFWDRPVALKIAVSLLVLGGTFAVVGGVGAIALFRAGQHLEQMSGLTGDLQSAMSELRAAQTRSHLLVHRAAEATDDSVRAQLLESSAWTDRDVASQIDAISAFPQSGTRQWRDFVDRWDAWVAYRDATLLPLVEDGDLAGLRTALAADASADPDWAGRALALAQGQVDAQVDDILAASRAEVNRTILALVVAFVVGAALSGVLAVLVIRRITTAVRSVQGSLEAMADGDLTVQADVPWRDETGRMAAALAQAQESLRTTLSGVVTAARSVERTAATLAASNGTVVEGSQETSAQAGVVAAAAEEVSRNVQAVAAGAEQMGASIREIAQNASEAAKVAGQATDVAAATNEQVARLGASSQEIGNVVKVITSIAEQTNLLALNATIEAARAGEAGKGFAVVAGEVKELAQETARATDDIARRVEAIQNDTGAAVVAIGEIAQIIASINDYQLTIASAVEEQTATTNEMSRSVAEAATGSGEIASNITGVAGAASRSAGVLGEVSTHVADLATLSADLHDRVARFTY; translated from the coding sequence ATGGCCACCGACCGCACCGCCGCGCAGCACGCGCCCCGGCGCCGGGCGTCCTGGTTCTGGGACCGCCCGGTGGCCCTGAAGATCGCCGTCTCCCTGCTGGTGCTCGGGGGCACGTTCGCCGTCGTCGGCGGGGTCGGGGCGATCGCGCTGTTCCGCGCCGGGCAGCACCTGGAGCAGATGTCCGGCCTGACGGGCGACCTGCAGTCGGCGATGTCGGAGCTGCGTGCCGCGCAGACCCGCAGCCACCTGCTGGTGCACCGCGCCGCCGAGGCCACGGACGACTCCGTGCGGGCGCAGCTCCTGGAGTCCTCCGCGTGGACCGACCGGGACGTCGCCTCGCAGATCGACGCGATCTCCGCGTTCCCGCAGTCGGGGACCCGGCAGTGGAGGGACTTCGTCGACCGCTGGGACGCCTGGGTCGCGTACCGCGACGCCACCCTGCTGCCGCTCGTCGAGGACGGGGACCTCGCCGGCCTGCGCACGGCGCTGGCCGCGGACGCGTCCGCCGACCCCGACTGGGCCGGTCGGGCCCTGGCGCTCGCGCAGGGTCAGGTCGACGCGCAGGTCGACGACATCCTCGCGGCGAGCCGTGCCGAGGTGAACCGGACGATCCTCGCGCTCGTCGTGGCGTTCGTCGTCGGTGCGGCGCTGTCCGGCGTGCTCGCCGTGCTCGTGATCCGGCGCATCACCACCGCGGTGCGCAGCGTCCAGGGCTCGCTCGAGGCGATGGCCGACGGGGACCTGACGGTGCAGGCCGACGTGCCCTGGCGGGACGAGACGGGACGGATGGCCGCAGCGCTCGCGCAGGCCCAGGAGTCGTTGCGCACGACGCTGTCCGGTGTCGTCACCGCGGCCCGTTCCGTGGAGCGGACCGCCGCGACCCTCGCGGCCTCCAACGGCACCGTGGTCGAGGGATCCCAGGAGACGTCCGCGCAGGCGGGGGTCGTGGCGGCCGCCGCCGAGGAGGTCTCCCGCAACGTGCAGGCCGTCGCGGCCGGCGCCGAGCAGATGGGGGCGTCGATCCGCGAGATCGCCCAGAACGCCTCGGAGGCCGCCAAGGTCGCCGGGCAGGCCACCGACGTGGCCGCCGCGACCAACGAGCAGGTCGCCCGCCTGGGTGCCTCCAGCCAGGAGATCGGGAACGTGGTGAAGGTCATCACCTCCATCGCGGAGCAGACGAACCTGCTGGCGTTGAACGCGACGATCGAGGCCGCGCGTGCCGGGGAGGCCGGCAAGGGCTTCGCCGTCGTCGCCGGCGAGGTCAAGGAGCTCGCGCAGGAGACGGCGCGCGCCACCGACGACATCGCGCGCCGCGTCGAGGCCATCCAGAACGACACGGGTGCCGCCGTCGTGGCGATCGGGGAGATCGCGCAGATCATCGCGTCGATCAACGACTACCAGCTCACGATCGCCTCCGCCGTGGAGGAGCAGACGGCCACGACCAACGAGATGTCCCGGTCGGTGGCGGAGGCCGCCACGGGCTCGGGGGAGATCGCGAGCAACATCACCGGGGTCGCGGGCGCGGCGTCCCGGTCGGCGGGCGTGCTGGGCGAGGTCTCGACCCACGTGGCCGACCTCGCGACGCTGTCCGCCGACCTGCACGACCGGGTCGCACGTTTCACCTACTGA
- a CDS encoding response regulator, producing the protein MTRIRVLVVDDSVVVRRLVTDSLSRDPDIEVVGFASNGRIALAKVEQLGPDLVTMDIEMPEMNGIEAVRALRRGRQTMPIIMFSTLTERGASATLDALVAGATDYVTKPANVGSVQESLDRVASELIPKIKALVPRRGLPGGGRRGRSGG; encoded by the coding sequence ATGACCAGGATCCGCGTGCTGGTGGTCGACGACTCGGTCGTCGTCCGCCGGCTGGTGACGGACTCGCTCTCGCGCGACCCCGACATCGAGGTGGTGGGCTTCGCGTCCAACGGCCGCATCGCGCTGGCCAAGGTGGAGCAGCTCGGGCCGGACCTCGTGACGATGGACATCGAGATGCCGGAGATGAACGGCATCGAGGCGGTCCGCGCCCTGCGCCGGGGCCGGCAGACCATGCCGATCATCATGTTCTCGACGCTCACGGAGCGCGGCGCGTCGGCCACCCTGGACGCGCTCGTCGCGGGCGCCACGGACTACGTGACGAAGCCGGCGAACGTCGGCAGCGTCCAGGAGTCGCTGGACCGGGTCGCGAGCGAGCTGATCCCCAAGATCAAGGCGCTCGTGCCGCGGCGGGGGCTCCCGGGCGGCGGCCGGCGTGGTCGCTCGGGTGGCTGA
- a CDS encoding CheB methylesterase domain-containing protein, whose protein sequence is MSAVVLGSSTGGPEALSRVLGALSAPPPVPVLVVQHMPPVFTRQLAARLDRLGPATVVEATDGEALRAGTVYVAAGDHHLEVSRSAGALRTVLTDGPPVNFCRPAVDVLFRSAVRELGGQLLAVVLTGMGADGRTGCEDVVAAGGTVLVQDEATSVVWGMPGAVAAAGLAHRVLPLGEVAPALEAVLARAGSRPTAPIGGRP, encoded by the coding sequence GTGTCCGCCGTCGTCCTCGGGTCGTCCACCGGCGGCCCGGAGGCGCTGTCCCGCGTGCTGGGCGCGCTGTCCGCCCCGCCACCGGTGCCGGTGCTCGTCGTGCAGCACATGCCCCCGGTGTTCACCCGCCAGCTCGCGGCCCGTCTCGACCGGCTCGGCCCGGCGACGGTCGTGGAGGCCACCGACGGCGAGGCGCTGCGGGCGGGCACCGTCTACGTCGCGGCCGGCGACCACCACCTGGAGGTGAGCCGCTCCGCCGGTGCCCTGCGCACCGTGCTCACCGACGGCCCGCCCGTGAACTTCTGCCGCCCCGCGGTCGACGTCCTGTTCCGCTCCGCGGTCCGCGAGCTCGGTGGCCAGCTCCTCGCGGTCGTGCTCACCGGCATGGGCGCCGACGGCCGCACCGGTTGCGAGGACGTCGTCGCCGCCGGCGGCACCGTGCTGGTCCAGGACGAGGCCACGAGCGTCGTCTGGGGCATGCCGGGGGCCGTCGCCGCCGCCGGCCTCGCCCACCGCGTCCTGCCCCTCGGGGAGGTAGCCCCCGCCCTCGAAGCCGTGCTCGCCCGTGCGGGCAGCCGGCCGACCGCACCGATCGGAGGTCGGCCATGA
- a CDS encoding protein-glutamate O-methyltransferase CheR: MSLTQETFAFVADVVRRRSAIQLEAGKEYLVESRLLPLAREGGHAGVDAYVREVRAGRRESDLAQIVEALTTNETSWFRDATPFSALRTHVVPTLRAERPVLDSVRVWSAACSTGQEPYSIAMTLADVLGPGVRVEITATDLSDQVLAQARSGRYSQLEVNRGLPAPMLVRHFQRSGADWQISDALRRAVTFQKHNLLDLPPTGPFDIVFLRNVLIYFDLGTKRSILSRVHRVLKPGGFLVLGAAETTIGVDGDWERVPVERGSVYRPVHAGLVPRQRPAPAAALAPAAPAPARTAAAWPTSTPLPPARPRVGAPAFPTVPAGRPGTAPEQGVTR, encoded by the coding sequence ATGAGCCTGACCCAGGAGACGTTCGCCTTCGTCGCGGACGTCGTGCGCCGTCGCAGCGCCATCCAGCTCGAGGCAGGCAAGGAGTACCTCGTGGAGAGCCGGCTGCTGCCGCTCGCCCGCGAGGGCGGCCACGCCGGCGTCGACGCCTACGTCCGGGAGGTCCGCGCGGGCCGCCGCGAGTCCGACCTCGCGCAGATCGTGGAAGCGCTCACCACCAACGAGACGTCCTGGTTCCGGGACGCCACACCGTTCTCCGCGCTGCGCACCCACGTCGTGCCGACGCTCCGCGCCGAGCGCCCCGTGCTGGACTCCGTGCGTGTCTGGTCGGCCGCCTGCTCGACCGGTCAGGAGCCGTACTCGATCGCGATGACCCTCGCGGACGTGCTCGGCCCCGGCGTCCGCGTCGAGATCACCGCCACCGACCTGTCCGACCAGGTACTCGCCCAGGCGCGCTCCGGCCGGTACTCCCAGCTCGAGGTCAACCGGGGCCTGCCCGCGCCCATGCTCGTCCGGCACTTCCAGCGCTCCGGCGCGGACTGGCAGATCTCCGACGCGCTCCGGCGGGCGGTGACGTTCCAGAAGCACAACCTGCTGGACCTGCCGCCCACCGGGCCGTTCGACATCGTGTTCCTGCGCAACGTGCTCATCTACTTCGACCTCGGGACGAAGCGCTCGATCCTGTCCCGGGTGCACCGCGTGCTCAAGCCGGGCGGGTTCCTCGTGCTCGGCGCCGCGGAGACGACGATCGGTGTCGACGGGGACTGGGAGCGCGTGCCCGTCGAACGCGGCTCCGTGTACCGGCCGGTGCACGCCGGCCTGGTGCCGCGCCAGCGTCCGGCACCCGCCGCGGCCCTCGCCCCGGCCGCGCCCGCGCCGGCGCGGACCGCCGCGGCCTGGCCCACCAGCACCCCGCTGCCGCCCGCGCGCCCGCGCGTGGGAGCTCCCGCCTTCCCGACCGTCCCGGCCGGCCGCCCCGGCACGGCACCCGAACAAGGAGTGACGCGATGA
- a CDS encoding response regulator, producing MRALVIDDSRTMRRIVASALEDLGFATVQAGDGQQALDVLESGEEVDLACIDWNMPVMDGLTFVTRVRAVPAWRNITLMMVTTESEHGQIVRALAAGAHEYLIKPFTIDAIRDKLDLLGLVPAEEPV from the coding sequence ATGAGAGCCCTCGTCATCGACGACTCGCGGACCATGCGCCGCATCGTCGCGAGCGCCCTGGAGGACCTCGGCTTCGCCACGGTCCAGGCCGGCGACGGCCAGCAGGCGCTCGACGTGCTGGAGTCCGGGGAGGAGGTGGACCTCGCCTGCATCGACTGGAACATGCCGGTCATGGACGGGCTGACCTTCGTCACGCGCGTCCGCGCCGTGCCCGCCTGGCGGAACATCACGCTGATGATGGTCACGACGGAGAGCGAGCACGGGCAGATCGTCCGGGCCCTCGCGGCGGGCGCCCACGAGTACCTCATCAAGCCGTTCACCATCGACGCCATCCGCGACAAGCTCGACCTGCTCGGGCTCGTCCCTGCCGAGGAGCCCGTATGA
- a CDS encoding chemotaxis protein CheX, translating to MTAAVEHDQVYAIAEEVFAAMIDGEPGYLRPWEGDVPVPAEPLVAWVDVRGELAGRAAVTTDVPTAHELTRALLGMAAGEPVGPEDLVDAFGEVANVVGGNVKALLPSQGTLTLPEVATELPVVPGTSLTHELRLDWRGRPVVVVVWLFP from the coding sequence ATGACCGCCGCCGTGGAGCACGACCAGGTGTACGCGATCGCCGAGGAGGTGTTCGCCGCCATGATCGACGGCGAGCCCGGCTACCTGCGCCCCTGGGAGGGCGACGTGCCGGTGCCCGCCGAGCCGCTGGTCGCCTGGGTGGACGTGCGTGGCGAGCTCGCCGGCCGGGCCGCCGTCACCACCGACGTGCCGACCGCGCACGAGCTCACGCGCGCGCTGCTCGGCATGGCTGCCGGCGAGCCGGTCGGTCCTGAGGACCTCGTCGACGCGTTCGGTGAGGTCGCGAACGTCGTCGGCGGCAACGTCAAGGCGCTGCTGCCGTCGCAGGGCACGCTGACCCTGCCGGAGGTCGCCACCGAGCTGCCGGTCGTCCCCGGCACCTCGCTCACCCACGAGCTGCGCCTGGACTGGCGTGGCCGCCCCGTCGTCGTCGTGGTCTGGTTGTTCCCGTGA
- a CDS encoding response regulator: MIRVLIADDSRVMRQIVIRTLRQAGYDWDVREASDGQEALEAVRADEPDVVLSDWNMPNLTGIDLLRRLRAEGFSTPFGFVTSEGSDEMRTLADEAGALFLIAKPFTADTFRDAIDPVLA, translated from the coding sequence ATGATCCGCGTGCTCATCGCCGACGACAGCCGCGTCATGCGGCAGATCGTGATCCGCACGCTGCGCCAGGCCGGCTACGACTGGGACGTCCGCGAGGCGTCCGACGGCCAGGAGGCGCTCGAGGCGGTCCGCGCCGACGAGCCGGACGTCGTGCTCTCGGACTGGAACATGCCGAACCTCACCGGTATCGACCTGCTGCGCCGGCTGCGGGCGGAGGGGTTCTCGACCCCGTTCGGCTTCGTCACCTCGGAGGGGTCGGACGAGATGCGGACGCTGGCCGACGAGGCGGGTGCCCTGTTCCTCATCGCCAAGCCGTTCACCGCGGACACGTTCCGCGACGCGATCGACCCGGTGCTGGCATGA